In Sphaeramia orbicularis chromosome 9, fSphaOr1.1, whole genome shotgun sequence, the sequence AACCTGGGGGTCCACAGAGGGTCTACAGAACCTGGGGGTCCACACAGGGTCTACAGAACCTGGGGGTCCACAGAGGGTCTACAGAACCTGGGGGGGTCCACACAGGGTCTACAGAACCTGGGGGTCCACAGAGGGTCTACAGAACCTGGGGGTCCACAGAGGGTCTACAggcagaggtggtggtctgaccTCAGAGGTGGTtcaggtggttctggtggtggttcaggttcaggtggtggttcaggttcaggtggtggttcaggttcaggtggttcaggttcaggtggtggttcaggttctggtggtggttcaggttcaggtggttCAGGTGGTGGTTTGGCCTTAGCTGAACATCTTCTGGAACTTGGGTCTGAGCAGGTCCAGGGCGCCGCTGTCCTGCAGTGTCTGCGATAACCCGCTCACCTTCAGGATCACCTCGTGGGCTTCGTCGAACAGCTTGGGGCCGAGCTCTGCCTTCACACGCTGTCGCCAGGCGACCAGTTTGGGCCGGCCTTCGAACACGTCCAGGCCGGTGGCGACGGGCTGAGGAGACATGGACCTGTTTACACTAGTGTACGAATGTGACCAGATCTGATTCATGGACCTGTTTACACTAGTGTACGAATGTGACCAGATCTGATTCATGGACCTGTTTACACTAGTGTACGAATGTGACCAGATCTGATTCATGGACCTGTTTACACTAGTGTACGAATGTGACCAGATCTGATTCATGGACCTGTTTACACTAGTGTACGAATGTGACCAGATCTGATTCATGGACCTGTTTACACTAGTGTACGAATGTGACCAGATCTGATTCATGGACCTGTTTACACTACTGTACGAATGTGACCAGATCTGATTCATGGACCTGTTTACACTACTGTACGAATGTGACCAGATCTGATTCAGGGACCTGTTTACACTACTGTACGAATGTGACCAGATCTGATTCAGGGACCTGTTTACACTAGTGTACGAATGTGACCAGATCTGATTCATGGACCTGTTTACACTACTGTACGAATGTGACCAGATCTGATTCAGGGACCTGTTTACACTAGTGTACGAATGTGACCAGATCTGATTCAGGGACCTGTTTACACTAGTGTACGAATGTGACCAGATCTGATTCATGGACCTGTTTACACTAGTGTACGAATGTGACCAGATCTGATTCATGGACCTGTTTACACTAGTGTACGAATGTGACCAGATCTGATTCATGGACCTGTTTACACTAGTGTACGAATGTGACCAGATCTGATTCATGGACCTGTTTACACTAGTGTACGAATGTGACCAGATCTGATTCATGGACCTGTTTACACTAGTGTACGAATGTGACCAGATCTGATTCATGGACCTGTTTACACTAGTGTACGAATGTGACCAGATCTGATTCATGGACCTGTTTACACTAGTGTACGAATGTGACCAGATCTGATTCAGGGACCTGTTTACACTAGTGTACGAATGTGACCAGATCTGATTCAGGGACCTGTTTACACTAGTGTACGAATGTGACCAGATCTGATGTATGAGCCATGGGGTTCTGGACCGGGGTATTATTGATCAGATTAACAGACTAATCAGATTACACTCACTCAGATGACAGGTTCATATAAACAGGTTCATGTGACAGATCTACTTCTGTTCCATCTGCTCATGTGGAAAAACTATCAAACCATAGAAAACAGAAGCAACTGACTGTGGAAACagtgtatttcagtgtatttttgcatattgtttGTATACTTCAGAATATTTAATGTATTATTGTGTATTTTACCATGCTTTTGTgtaatttagtgtattttagtgtattttttgttttttgtgtattttatgtaaCTTAgtgtatttcagcatattttctgtgtattttagcatatttttgtgtaatttaatgtatagtagtgtattttttgtgtatgcttgtgtatttttttgtgtatttcagcatattttagtgtaatttagtacatttttgtgtattttgtgtatttttgcaaattttagtgcatttcatgtattttttgtgtattttaagatATATTAGAGTAATTTAGTGtcttttttgtatactttagcatattttaatgtattttagtgtatttttttgtatactttagcatattttagtgtattttagtgtattttttctgtattttaacacattttagtgtattaagtgtattttttgtgtattttagcatattttagtgtatttttttgtgtaatttaggaTATTTTTATGTAGTTTAGTGTCTTTCAGCATATTTGAGTGTaatttagtgtatttaagtgtattttttttgtgtattttagcatatttttgtgtaatttagtgtattttagtgtattttttgtgtattttagcatattttaatgtattttttgtgtaatttatcatatttttatgtaatttagtgtattttagtgtattttagcatattttagtttaatttagtgtatttctcatgtgtttttgcatattttagtgtatttaagtgtattttagtgtattttagcatattttagtttaatttagtgtatttttgtgtacttttgcatattttagtgtatttaagagtattttagtgtattttagcatattttagtttaatttagtgtatttcttgtgtgtttttgcatattttagtgtatttaagtgtattttagtgtattttagcatattttagtttaatttagtgtatttttgtgtacttttgcatattttagtgtatttaagagtattttagtgtattttagcatattttagtttaatttagtgtatttttgtgtgtttttgcatattttagtgtatttaagtgtattttagtgtattttagcatattttagcatattttagtttaatttagtgtatttctcatgtgtttttgcatattttagtgtatttaagtgtattttagtgtattttagcatattttagtttaatttggtgtatttttgtgtgtttttgcatattttagtgtatttaagtgtattttagtgtattttagcatattttagtttaatttagtgtatttttgtgtgtttttgcatattttagtgtatttaagtgtatttttgtgtattttagcatatttaagtgtatttaagtgtattttaatgtattttagcatattttagtttaattttagtgtatttttgcatattttactgtattttagtgtattttagcgtattttagtttaatttagtgtatttttgcatattttagtgtattttagcatattttagtgtatttttttgggTCCTTGAACCACTAACTCCACCTGGTTGTGTTTGTAGAGAAGACGTCAGTGCCCGTCCACTGAACGTCCTCCTGTACCTGCATGAGCTCCACCACAGCCACCACGTCTGCCACGCAGATTCTGTCTGAGACCAGGAAGGCTTTGTCCTGGAGGAACTTCTGCTCCAGCAGATCCACAGACTGCTTCAGCTCCTCCACCGCGGCGTCCATCTTGTCCTTCGGCGCCTCGGAGCCCATGATGATGGGAAACATGGCCTGCACCGAGCACggaaaataaaatacagtcaatggaaaaacagaatacagtcaatggaaaaacagaatacagtcaatggaaaactagaatacagtcaatggaaaaataaaatacagtcaatggaaaaataaaatacagtcaatggaaaaatagaatacagtcaatggaaaactggcatacagtcaatggaaaaatagaatacagtcaatggaaaaatagaatacagtcaatggaaaaatagaatacagtcaatggaaaactggcatacagtcaatggaaaaatagaatacagtcaatggaaaactagaatacagtcaatggaaaaataaaatacagtcaatggaaaaacagaatacagtcaatggaaaaacagaatacagtcaatggaaaaatagaatacagtcaatgggaaaaaaaaagacagtcaatggaaaaatagaatacagtcaatggaaaaataaaatacagtcaatggaaaaataaaatacagtcaatggaaaaatagaatacagtcaatggaaaactggcatacagtcaatggaaaaatagaatacagtcaatggaaaactagaatacagtcaatggaaaaaatagaatacagtcaatggaaaaatagaatacagtcaatggaaaaatagaatacagtcaatggaaaactggcatacagtcaatggaaaaatagaatacagtcaatggaaaactagaatacagtcaatggaaaaataaaatacagtcaatggaaaaatagaatacagtcaatggaaaaactagaatacagtcaatggaaaaatagaatacagtcaatggaaaactagaatacagtcaatggaaaaaatagaatacagtcaatggaaaaactagaatacagtcaatggaaaactagaatacagtcaatggaaaactagaatacagtcaatggaaaaaatagaatacagtcaatggaaaaaatagaatacagtcaatggaaaaaaataataatacagtcaatggaaaaaatagaatacagtcaatggaaaaatagaatacagtcaatggaaaaaataaaatacagtcaatggaaaactagaatacagtcaatggaaaaaaaaataatacagtcaatggaaaaaaatagaatacagtcaatggaaaaatagaatacagtcaatggaaaaacagaatacagtcaatggaaaaaataaaatacagtcaatggaaaactagaatacagtcaatggaaaactagaatacagtcaatggaaaaatagaatacagtcaatggaaaaaataaaatacagtcaatggaaaactagaatacagtcaatggaaaaatagaatacagtcaatggaaaaaatagaatacagtcaatggaaaaatagaatacagtcaatggaaaaaatagaatacagtcaatggaaaactagaatacagtcaatggaaaactagaatacagtcaatggaaaaatagaatacagtcaatggaaaaaatagaatacagtcaatggaaaactagaatacagtcaatggaacactagaatacagtcaatggaaaagtagaatacagtcaatggaaaaaataaaatacagtcaatggaaaaatagaatacagtcaatggaaaaatagaatacagtcaatggaaaactagaatacagtcaatggaaaactggaatacagtcaatggaaaaatagaatacagtcaatggaaaaaatagaatacagtcaatggaaaactagaatacagtcaatggaacactagaatacagtcaatggaaaactagaatacagtcaatggaacactagaatacagtcaatggaaaactagaatacagtcaatggaaaaaatagaatacagtcaatggaaaactagaatacagtcaatggaaaactagaatacagtcaatggaaaaatagaatacagtcaatgggaaaataaaatacagtgaatGGGGaaataaagactaaaaaaaaaaaagaatacagtaaatgaaaaaaagagtcaatggaaaaaaatacagtcaatggaaataAAACCCAGCCTTCATTTCTTggtggttttgttgttgttgtatcttTTGTTTGACTTTCAGCTCATTGTATCTCTTATGTCAGTTTCCTCTTTTCTGGACGTTGTGTTTCAGCTTCATGTGCACAGCGCAGACTGAACCCACACTACTTTAACAGAACAGGAAACCTCGCAGTCACTGCTGGTACTGATACTGATGATGTGAATAAATGCGTACGACACGGGGACGTAGGTCAGGTGACACGACGTACCCTGAGCAGGAAGACCTTCGACCCCTGAGCTCTGATGGTCATGTGCTGCCAGGACAGGTATTCATTAACACGAGCCCTCAGCTGCAGGTCAGACGGATACCAGTGATCTGGAACCAGGGACGAGTGTTTCTGCAGCAGGTACTGAAGGATGGCaatgctgcacacacacacacacacacacacacacacatgcacacacacacacacacacacacacacacacacatgcacacacacacacatgcacatgcacacacacacacacacacacacacacatgcacatgcacacacacacacacacacacacacacatgcacacacacacacacatgcacacacacacacacacatccacacatgcacacacacacacacacacacacatgcacacacacacacacacacacacacatgcacacacacacacacacacacacatgcacacacacacacatccacacgcacacacacacacacacacacacacatacgcacacagacacacacgcacacacacatgcacacacacacacacacatgcacacagacacacacacacatgcacacacacatgcacacacgcacacacacatacacaaacaaacatatacacacacacacacacacacatatattagttAATGTGACAGTACAAACGCTTACAGAACATGAAGGATGATTATGGACCATGTAGTTGCCACGCCTCcgaataattattattttttctaattttatatttattgatttatttttagtttattatttgttatttttattgtatgcAATTGTaagtaaaattcattcatttttgaaattttttattaatatataatcttatttttttattttattagttaattatttaattaattggttgcttgcttgctttttttcttatttttactttattttttatttttatgcaacATTTATTActattgatattttttttctattattagtcttattttaaattcaattttatttttatcttatttttattttattagttcattCATTGATTAATTTAGTTGATTTATTGATAAAATAATGTATTGATTGCTTGGTTAATTGGTTTATGGACCCTGTAGTTACCACGCctctaaaaaataattatttgttctaattttatatttattgatttatttttaccttatttgtttttttattgtatttaattgtagttgtatGTAGAATtcattacttttttaaaacaattttattattattattatttaatcttatttcttatttttattagttaattcattaattaattggttgcttgcttgctttactttttattttcactttgtttttttctatttttatgtaacatttattattttcatttttatttctattattattattcttattttaaattcaattttatttttatcttattttgattctattagttcattaattgattaatttaattgatttattaATAAAATAATGTATTGATTGGTTGGTTAATCTGTTTATGGACCATGTCGTTACCAAATTTGCTTGAGTATCGTGGATGATAactgtgaataacagaagacaacataaaaaagttCTGTTCCTGATGCATTCATGTGTCTGTTAATAAAATAATGCATCATTTTCTGTAAAATCATCATGTTTGATTAGCTCAGATAAAAAAGGCGTGTCCTCAGATCTATGATGATGCATTTTCCTGCAAATTTAGGgtttgtcaaaataaataaataaataaaactgagtaGAATCATCCCATGTGATCAGATTTACAGACTTTTCTCTGGACTTGAAGTGGATGAAACGCTGGAACTGAAACCGTCACGTGTGTCGTCTTTAGTCGGACTAATTTTCCCATAATCCTTTGCTCGTACCTCTCAGTCAGGATGAAGCTGCCGTCCTTCATCACAGGGACTTTCCTCATCACACTGACTTTTCCAAACTCGTCGCTGTACTGCTGCCCTGAGacgaacacacacaaaacaggaaGTCAGCACCTTtgaatttaatgaacatctgcaccaTCTGTGAATTAAAGA encodes:
- the gstt1a gene encoding glutathione S-transferase theta-1a, producing MELYLDLHSQPCRAVFLFARATGIPFKFQLVDLTKGQQYSDEFGKVSVMRKVPVMKDGSFILTESIAILQYLLQKHSSLVPDHWYPSDLQLRARVNEYLSWQHMTIRAQGSKVFLLRAMFPIIMGSEAPKDKMDAAVEELKQSVDLLEQKFLQDKAFLVSDRICVADVVAVVELMQPVATGLDVFEGRPKLVAWRQRVKAELGPKLFDEAHEVILKVSGLSQTLQDSGALDLLRPKFQKMFS